In Cardiocondyla obscurior isolate alpha-2009 linkage group LG07, Cobs3.1, whole genome shotgun sequence, the DNA window GTTACTTGTGTGAAACTGGCATTGCTGACGTTTATTCCTGGAGCTTTTCTATACAGCTTCCTGAGCTCTGCATCTGCTTTCTGACATTGTTTCCTCAATTCGTAAGAGACGTTGACTTTCATTACGCAATCGTGACAAATGCTAGTAGGCAAACCGTCATTTTCTAGAacctaaataaaaaacaagataaaaataaaggtgTCATATAATTTACGTgcaaaataaatctgaaatGCAGATGAAAGACAAACCTCCACGCCGCAgcataattttatcttttccgaCAGCCCGACAGATTCTTCGGGACCATCCGAATCCTCACGGAAAATACACTGGTTGTTGTGGTCCGCGTTCGTACAGACGCGGCAGAGGTTGGTGTTCGGATGATATATCGAATGCCGCGAATACATCCTGCTGTCGAGCTAGGAACCATGTGCGAACAAacttcaccttttttttttttcggacgTTGTCGACGTTCCGTTTCCAGGGTAACGTGTTTCACGAAAAGCGTTCCGCGAGCGTTTTCAGGAGCTTAGCGATTGCCGACGCGACGTCATCGTCAAGTGCTCAGGATTCCACAACATTGACCGCCACTAACAATCGCGTCGTCGTCAATGGCTTTTTCACTTTCCCCTGATGCGTTCCTGGTCTGCCCTGGTCCTGGCTTAATGCCCCTAGTGGCCAACTGGCCACCAGACCCCACcagtaatttatattagtGACCGAAAGTCACTTATCGACAATTAGTGCTGCTTTCGCAATCGGAGTTTCACTGATATCCACTACGAGTAAAAATGGAGCTTGTAGTACGAATTGACGGTAAGTCAGACGTCTCATTTTTCAGTAGTATATTTTACCTGACGTCTAATCGAATAATCCCTTTAATTTCAACGTATTGAGatagctattttatttttattcatcgaaaaaataaagaaaaaaagataaaaatgaaaaaagtaattaatataaaaagtaattaatatttactctACTCCAGGTATTGATAAAGACAAAGGAACTCTTCAAAGTATGCTATCGCTTTCTAATTTTGAAGTCTGTAGTCCTCTCATAACTTCGGAGATCACACTTCAACCTTTTCCCTTTGCCAGCCAATCGCAAGATCGCAATGCGGTTCCCGCGCCGGGGTCTTATGGAGGCCCCGGCGTCTTCCGCAATCACTTCAACTCTCGCAGATGCCCGCCATGTTGCTAGTATGTGATTCCAAACGTGGCTCATGTCCAAACCGGAGCCCGCACGGGTATCGATAAAGCTTAACGTGACATCACGCACGTCGTAGAACTCTTGAGgggtgaaatttaattacaagctCGAAATTGCgatctgaaaagaaaattacattagTTAGAATTGGAGCTAAAAAATTTCACAATTGTTAACtaagttttaattacagtTAGAAGTACTGTAAACTGAAATAAACGAGGAACTttcaacgataataataacggtgattatctaaaaaaatattaaaaaatggatGCGTGTCGTTTAGGATACAAGCATCAATAGATGGACTTGGCCGGATAAGCACGGCACTGGGCATCCCGTGAAATGCGGCCCGTCAGCGAGAAAAACGGGGACCCGGCGAGAGGCAGCGATCGAGTCAGGGCATTGCCAGCGCGGAGTGCAGACACGGAGGTTGTCCGACGGCGACCGGTGAGCCACTCTCTCGAGCACGGTGGGCCCGGACGTGGCTTGGTGAACTTAACGCGTGGCTTGGAGGCGGCAGCCGTGATCAGGTGACTGCACGGAATGCGCGTCTTCTATGGGATCTAGACGCTCGAGGGGAGCAGGGGGCAGGAGGCGAAAGTCAGGTGGAATGAGTGCAGCGGCGACTCGAAGACACGTAGCTGATTTCCCTTCATCGACTCTCTTTTGCGTTGTTTGACAGAACAATGACAGCTACGCGGATCTGAGTTGCTTTGATCTCAAGAGTGGCGAGCGCTCTGGAGGAATCTCTAAAACCTGAAACGGCAAAGCGGAAGTACTTGTTTCTATCAACGAAGTAAGAGGTGAGATATGTAAAGGTGTGACGCATGCTGATAAAAGAGAACTGGTATTGAACTTACGTTTTATTAGCATCCGGCAGTATTCAAGACGAAGGCGGAGACGCTGCTGATAGAGATAATCGACGTGCTTTTACGTGGAGACACGTGAACGGGGAGAGAAGCAGGGCGACTTTTTTTTGACGAGAAACTCGTGAATTAGCGTGATTCTTACTTCGTTTGCTGGAGCCTGTGATAATGTGAAAGAAAAGTAAGAGAGGGAGAACATGTGAATATTGtgggaggagaaaaaatatcTGTGCCTCCTTTATGTATTCTACAGTACACTTGAGACGAAGGGCAGTCAAGCCGCAGAGAGACGAGAGACGCGTGGATTGCTAATAGAAGGGAATCGACGTTACCGCGAGCATTAGTGATACGAAAGATTGGTATGTCGATTGTAAGCATGCAGCTTAAGTTGAGCGTAAAGGCCACGATTATGTTGCGAGATCGACGCTGACGCGTGTACGAGCATTGTAATACGACAGTAGTTTCGAAAGTGAACAGCAAGAAAACGTACTTACGGAACATGTCCGACggttcgaaaaaataatactcgGAGACGGTAGTAGCTCTCCAGCTAGACAGTAATCCATTTAACTCCAGAACGGTAATGTGATTTACATTCGATGTTCTTTCAAAGTGCATTGTGAATCGCGTTGTGCGAACTTGGTAAAAACAGTATTCGATTTCATTTCCTGTTCGTCTTCATTATCGAATAAAGTTACTTGAATTATAATCGTCGTCATCACTGTTTCATTCTGCCTTGGGCTGTGACCTGCAATGTGAATAGAAAgctgaaattaattgattattgGAGAAATAAATCCTAAGTGAATCATACAAAAAACGCGGCTGTCGCTAAACGAGATTCTTTCGCAAAGCACCGCTAGCAGGTGCACTCGGGACAAGAAGCGCGCGAAAGAAGGCAAGTGCGGGAAGaaggcgaaaaagaaattaaaaaagaaaccgaagaagaggaagaagaaagagaacgtAGAAATCGGTCGTCGAAAGAGTAGCGCGTGTAAGGCCCCCTACGGCGATAAGGCGAGGCCTGAGTGGAGGGAACGACGCATGTATCGCGCGGGGCCGGTCGCGCGGGCCGGGTCTGCTGCTGCCGCTGCTACTACTCGTGAAAGATCGCGCGCTGACCCAGATTTCGGCGGGTCAAACCGGCACGAGGAGGCCGCGGCGGACTTTCTGAAATGGGACACGGCGCAGCCTGGAGCTAAATTAGCCGCGATGTCCAATAAGAGTAAGTCCcagccgcagcagcagcagccgcaACCGCAGCAGCATCATCATCCTCCGCACGTGATCAAACCAGTGGACCAGCTGCCACCGCGCTATCAGCCCCCGCCGCAGCCTACCAGTGGCATCTTAAAGAATCACCTTCATTTCACCAACGGAGCTACGTCGGTGCCGAGTTCAGCCCAGGTCGGCGGTAATCAAGGTCCGGGCGCGGCCTTGAACCATCACCAGCAGCCGCGCACGTTGCCACCACCTCTGGCGTCCTCGCAGCAGCAATCGCAGCAGCCAGCTCAATCTCAatcgcagcagcagcagccacCGTCGAAGGATGCGCAGAGCAAGTACTCACCGAGAATAGAGCATCATCATCCTCAATCGGGTAATCCGCTGATTGCTGCTGCGTCGGCGGCAGCATCCAAGAGCCAACAGCCTCAGCCGTCAACCTATCTCCAACAGCCTAAGCTTGGCCAGAGCTCATACTTGCCACCTAGCAGTCAATACCCAGCGGTGAACAACGGCCAGAGCGCGCCGGTCAGACAGAGGATCAGCGACGAAGAATTCCTGCGACTCGGTCCTGTGGAGATGCTCAAGTTTGTACGGAAAACCGAGAGTGACATCGCTAGGCTCGTCACCGAGCAAAATCGTCAAATACAAAACTTGGTGAGTCCTTCTTAATTGTCTGTTTTTCTGTAACATAATAAATcgaagaattattatatataactactcacaatatattttattttaaaaatagtttgtaatattaattcgtaaaatataaaaaaatttctgaaaataaaaaaaaattaattaatatatttatctttacgagacctgaattaaaatttaaaaatataaaattagtcTCATTATTCAAATGTtgtagttattttatttttattttaaaaaattatattaattattatttttgtataattttaattactaataaaacatacgaattttatattttttttgtcatatatataatatatactacTTCAAGACTTTTTGAAATTACGATCAGTTCAATCTGCATAACCTAGGAGggtttttcaaaaacttctgtaaagcatattaaatattttaaggatAACAAACAGCATCCTGCATGCTGTGATAATATTTCGTTACATCTTTGAGATGTAGGATGCTGTTTGCCGTCCTTGAAACCTTTAGCACACTTCACGGAAGTTTTTAAGAGGCTCTTGTAGGTCATACACAGATTGAACTGACCGTAATTTCAAGAAGTCACGCATATGTGAAATAAACCGCAAATGTTCGCGTAGGTATTCGGTTTCCTCTGGTCAGCAAAGTGCTGACTTTACCAAAAGTAGTGAATCGAAAATTGGTCACGCGTCACTCGTACACGTGTGATGAATAGGtgaaagactttttttttcagcatcCGACACGTAATGCGACGCGAATACGTCATCTGCGAAGATCAATGACTCCGTTATTTCTCTCAATATAGacatacaattaataatatttaaaaaaaattcgtatgaATAGGAAATGTTTCGATACCATCTGTAAAATGATATGtgaatatactatatataatatcgtacattaatttagaaaatatgttCTAATACTAATTTAagattctttaaaaaattttatgttttgcaataaattaacaaaaaaaaaaattatttttctcatgTATTTGAatctatataaatttgattatttaaattgcacttgatataacattttaaaagagCTGCTACTTTAAAAAGGATAAGGTAAACGCGACTTGACAAAGCTATCTGCTTTACAGGTGAATGAGCTGCGGTTGCTGAAAGAAGCCAACCAAAGATTAAACGACGACAACCAAGAACTGCGCGATCTCTGCTGCTTTTTGGACGACGATCGACAAAAGGGTCGTAAGCTAGCAAGAGAGTGGCAGAGGTTCGGTCGATACACAGTGAGCGTTATGCGACAAGAAGTTTCGGCTTACCAAAATAAATTACGCCAGCTGGATAATAAACAGCAGGAACTGATTAAGGACAATTTAGAACTGAAGGAACTGTGTTTGTATCTCGATGAGGAACGTGGCGGTGGTCAAAGGGACGATGGTGATGGATCCAGTTCAAGTACGAATGCTGAAGAGACTGCACCACCGAGGCCGAGACACGTTTCTACATTTAatggtaaaatttaatttaaaaagtgcagtttattttattttcgtcttGTTAACTCAATaagtgtttaataaaaaaataaacctaaatataaaaaaaagctataataataattcataaaaaattaagagttTTCTAAAGAAATTACTTCTTACATTTACGTAATAGAAGCATGACACATGAATACTATGTAAATTGAAAGTGCTTACCGTCATCAAGTGAAATGCACATAATAACATATGTGGAAGTAAGCTGACTGCGGTTACGTCGATATATTTCAATGATCTTGTCGAAGTAAATCAATTACGAATTTGTTGCAGACCAAACAATGCAGTACGTGAGGAGTTTGGAGCAACGAGTGAAGCAATTAGAGGAAGATAAGAGTGTTCTCCAGGCCCGTGCGCAAGGTTGGGAGGTTCTACCGTCGAGTGAAGTTTGGGATAGTCCCACGAGTCCGAATGATAATACTCATCTAGGAAGCCGGCCGGAAGCTGTAGTGCGCGCTCTTCAGGTTCTCGAAGTCAGAGAACAACTAGAGAGAGAAGAAGGGCATGATGGTGAAAAGGCGTTAGTTAGAGAGATGTGCAATGTAAGTAAACGTCACtgttatttcttaattaatcatctttacgaaaaaatatctttcgtaAAATGAATGCGTCTGTAAGATATGTgtggttaatttttttttttgctatctAGGTTGTCTGGCGGAAATTGGAAGAAGGTCCGCAAGCGAGGCATTAACTGCGCCGGGAAAATAACTATATGTCAATTTTTTAGTActgttaatataaaacaacAAATTCTAACATACGTTCGTgacgtaaaaattatagtaTTATAGCGAATAATGTAAACGATATTTTATGTAGATTTTTATACAACTGTACAATAATCGGTAGGAGAGTACCGatgatatttatgtaaattaaatatttttactatatAACTACCTGTGGTTTACTTTTATTCTCCTTTTAATCTCCTTTTccttattcataaaaaaaaattattaaaaataacttgacttttataaattcgaaacagtacaaattaattataaaaaaaaaacttccaAAATTAGATTTAGACTTACGTTGGACTTTCAACATATCAGACTCCcgtttttaattgaaagaatTGAAGATATCCGTGACGCAAGGAGTCGCGATATAATATTCATCTCTTTCGTCGTATTCGCTGGTTAATTATCTACCGCGTTTACTCAGAACTGCTTTTCACGAAAAAATATCTCCTGAGCAGAAAACGCGTTGAATACGCAAGCGAGTTGTTtggatttctatttttatctcaTCAAAGGATTTGCTCTCAATAGTGCGGGCGTTGGATTGCCCTACATACATCTTGGCTGCCTGTACGTCGTTCGGCATCGTCGCTTCAATGCGAGGCAATTAGGATATTTTCCAATCTAACTCCGATCAACTTTATCTCTTCGCTGCTTAGTATACCTCTCGCGTaaacttaaataaaagaattcaGGAATTAATATCTTGGGTAAACTTGGGCGATAATCGAGGCTTGAAAAATGAATCACTCGACAAGATCGATAtcttatttttgataaaaatcgaattaattaaaacataccTTACGATTAATAATTCACAAGTTTTATCTGGCTATATACGTTAAGGAGGAGACGTTCTTTAAATTGATCCTCCCGCATTCCTGTATCTCTTCGCAAATTCTTCTACGTCCGCCGAGCTTGCGCCGCTTCGGATGAAATGAGCGGTGGGGATCGCGTGCAGCGGCCGGCTGTCGGAAAGATGAGAGTCGCCGGTGATGTGCTTGTGCGGAGGCCTCGCGGAGGACAACGCCAGGATCGTCCTCCTTGCCGTTGTCCTCGCAGTGTACATGCTCGCAGGCGCGGCTCTCTTCCAACGGCTTGAGAGTGATCTCGAGATACGTCAGGTACAAAGTGTATTcgaatgtacatataaaaaaatattcttaccTTTTTTTGTCACAAGACACGATGGATCAAGTAGCGAACGCGTTCATTATTCATAAAAGAAGTTATAGTGATCTTTGTATAAAACATAAGTAAATGAGAATTGAGCAACAACAGTCTcattaaataatcattaattccGGGCGAATCAATGAATCGTACGCGTATTTTTATAACACAATTGACGTGTGAATATATTGTTGCGAAATCTGTAAGTCAAGGTTAAAACGCGCTTAAAACAGAcgtcgtatttaattattacattttgcgGGGTGGCACAGGCCACGGAATTCTGGAGAGTTTACCACACATTTCGGAAACACCATCTTCGAGGCAGCCCTCTGTCCTTACAGAGATTGCACGAGCTATTGTACGCTTACGGCAACGCTTCCGCTACCGGCATCATTAACAAGAGACGCCGCTGGGATTTTCCTGGTAGCTTTCACTTTGTTGGCACCATAGTTTCTACGATCGGTAAGATATGTAGTGCAATACCGTTTACTAAtcattcttcttcttcttcttcttcgcttATATGGCGCCAATTGCTTCTGGAATAATACGGCCACGAACTAATCATCCGTATCCACAACATCGAGTAATAAATCGGGACCGGTGGAATCCATGTTGAACATGATATTTCgcgctttttttaaattttctattcttGCGTCATCGGGAAAAGATTTGATTTTTAGAAAGATCTGCCAATTTACTTTCGTATTCAAGACTCAATATATGTGAAAGCaaacgattattataattaatcttatttttctgtcctctgaaattaataataaaaaattaatataataaaaattttactaaaaaaaaaaaataaaataaaactaatctCTTTtgttatctaaaaaaaaataatctcgttCATAGATTAAAATCTATAAATGATATCGAATAACTTAACTTGCTCTCGCtgttccttaattttttttctgcggataaaaatgattttgcGACGTACAAGTATTCATACACGATAGAGAAAAGTTTTGTAGAGACGATCGCATTCCTTCGCAAAACTTGTCCGTAATAGCGTTAAGTAAATGGGTAAGGGTCGTCGGCCGGCATATGCATGAGAATGTCCCGGTAAATTCCGGAATGCTAATATCCTGCGACCTAGTCTCGTACTTATTCACACGAATAGCTCCTTTGGTCACTGATCTCTATATTTACACGTTGCAGTATAATATGCttcagaaataaaagaagCATGATATTGAAGTTATTTTACAGGGTACGGAAGCACTGCACCCCAGACGACAGCGGGTAAAGCGGCCGTCATTCTCTATGGTTTCTTCGGTTGTTCCGGTAAAAAAAtctgattattattttccttcGAACGTTACTCGTcttcgttaaaaaatgtttaaaaatcgtaataaatattattcaagtgcaatttaaataaaatttaataccgaCGTTAAATAATTAGGTGGTATCTTGTTCTTCAATCTTTTTCTGGAGAGAATCATCACTCTCTTGGCGTGGATCTTACGCAGCTGGCACGTACGTCGATTGAGAAGACGTCTTCGCAGAACTATATCCCGGCGAATTTCCAAATCGTCGAGCACTCAAAAATCATCCTTGTCTGACATTCTTAATAACGACGACCATGTGGACCTGGACCAATGGAAGCCGAGCGTGTACTGGGTCATGCTCTACTTATCCATTACGTCTTGCATTGTCGCCTGTTGTGCCGCTGCACTTTACGCACCGTTGGAAGGCTGGGATTACTTCGATGCATTATATTTCGCCTTCGTCAGCTTCACCACTATTGGCTTTGGTGACTTCGTTAGCACGCAAAAACCGAGCTACCCTTACGTACACTGGTAAAAATTTCATCACAAGAATTAAAacttatattcttttataaataaaaaaaaattaatggattcttaaaacactttttaacaacagtaattaaaacatatataactTATTGCATTGAATCGAagtcatttataattattgatgttaaaaaatgtaaagaagtCACTAACATTATACTATTTGCTCACGTAGGTATAGATTTACGAACTTTGTCTTCCTTGTGGTGGGATGTTGCTGCATATATTCCTTGATGAACGTCACGTCGATCGTGATAAAGCAGGGCCTGAATTATGTGATATACAAGCTGCAATACGGTAATCAGGACGTGGCGGCGCCGTATTTGCCGAGGAGACAATCTTCCGTGTCGGCCGTATATTATTCGAAGAGAAGGTCGACGAGGATCGTTGGCAGGGATTCGATCAGGGCGGAGGATAAATCTGAAACGCCACGTAGGATGTCAGGAGAAATGATCTCTATGAAGGATTTCTTGTCCGCGAACAAAGTTTCCTTGGCTGTGATGCAGAAACAGTTGTACGATGCCGCACAGAAGCAAAGGGGTGGAGGATCACTCGCTGCAACTCCGAATCACCAGGTGTTGAAGCCCGGGGCGGTGGGACCGCTCGCAATCGCCAGTGAAAAGTTTGAAAGTAAAAGTACGATAAACAGAtagaaaagttataaaaaaaaaaagtaacataaaaatataatagtacACCTGTATCGAGTATATTTTTCATGACGCCGTTCGCCTTTGCCAATCTCTCGAACAAATTTGTTCACCTCGACTTAGCTTCCGTGTGTCAACGcctgtaaattatatataaatgtattaatagagaaattagacttaatatttttctaagcATTCGTTCCTTTtgtatttgatttattttacggtGCTACGGTTCCTACTGAACGTAATAAACGACGCCTACGCTCGTcaataactttatttaagtCAAGTTTTACAGTACAGTCCTCCGTGTACTCAGTGACATCGACAAACATGCAATCTCCTGTCTTCGTAATTGCGACAATGTTATGTTCTGTATAATGCcgcgtgtaaaataaattcaacgtcgtcgtcgtttcgTCGGTAAATGTCTCCCGAGTGTGAAAATCGTTCGTGCGAGTTACTTACGACGTACACCGATCGGATAAGGTTTACGAGAGGACACAATTATCCGAATTCAGACACATTTGCGGAATACACAATCTTTGGACAATCTTTGCGGAAACTCTTGGTACACTGAATGGCAGATATGATGTTGGCCGCGGCAGGCCGCGGCTAGCATACGTGATCTTGTGTGCGTGCGAATCTCGCACGATGCTTGCGAGTTGATATATCACGGAGAGCCGGTCGCCAAGAACTGAGGGGGGGGAACGCGCTCCTCCACACTTACACCCGTTCTTGGCGGCCGAGGGAGGAGATGAAGACggaaagtcacgtacgctGACCGCCGTCGACGCAACAAACGGCATATCTGCTTTTCCGCGCACGTGTGCTTATGTGTGAATGAACGCGCGGCCAGAAATACACAGCTTAAAATACACGTACGATGCTCCTGCTGTTCGTAAAATCGAGGACAAAAGTCTCTTTGGCTACGTAACTACGATACCGTGCGTCGATTTAAACATCCGGACATCTCAAGCCGATTATTCAAACATGCTCTCGGATGTGACGACTAGACTCACACGTGGATGAGACCAGCGATTACGAAACGATTACGTGAAAACAGTATGTGTCGTTGAAGACCTAAGAACGCATGTTACTTGTATATTATTCTAAAATGAGAACGTGGACGCAAGCATTTACGAGATCTTGGAattacgagagaaagagagaaagagcaaaaGTGAAATGGACGATTCCTTATAGAGATCGCAAGCTTTCACGTAATCTACAGACAATCACTCGCCGATAAGTGAAGCCAAATATGTTGTGAATAATGAATTAACATTACTCGTTCAATCACATCGTATGGAAAAAATCACGCTGATCTAAGACGCAGCGGATTGATCCATTAGATTTAAGCCGGATTTTTGTAACATCGCTTTAAACTTGTCGCTTAAATTTCACCCATCTACTTCACATTCGAATGACATCggattttaaaagtataactACCAGACCTAGCGCAAATGGCACGTCGATAGTATCAGGATTTgttctacctttttttttttttttttttttttttctttctttttacgataTTCTTAGCTTCAAGAAAACAATTGTACGAGACTACATGTTCTCCATCGTGAGTAAATTCGAGCCTCGTTGGTTTTCAGTCAACGTTTTAggcgtttctcttttcgtttCAAGGACAAAGATTCTTTAAACGGCTCCAACAAATTCGCCAAAGCGTAATTATCATCAGTAACCGTTGTCACTATCATTCGACCAACGTGTACAATCAACAAAACAGCGCTCAGTGTTTCGCACTAACGCTGACAAAGCCGCATATTCCCAAATATTTTCAGGCGACACACTTCGTCGCTTCATTCAGGCGACGTCGCCATAACTTGGTAACAGCAGCAAAAAAACGTAGCTGTCTCGGCTACGTACAAAGATCGCGAGATTCATATCTCAATAAATTGGCGACGCTCATCCTCTGCATCGAGGATGCCGCGCTTTTCCTCAACGTATGTCACGCATACGTACAAACTGCTGACCGATCATCTCCAAACCTCCATTGCTTATCAAATCAACGTCGTTTgttattttgattattttctgCTTCAAAAAGTCTCCATCGCATCCTTGTATATAATCGGGTATCACAAAATTATCGTTCAGCGCGGGTGGTTGATTTTGATTTTGTGGTGGCCGGTTTCGCGATCGTGGTATTTGATCCGCCGGTTCCATCAGATGCGCGTGTTTCTTGCGTTGATGTTGTAAGAGCTTTGCCTtgagtaaaatatatttattaatatttgttacgaTTATCAGTCAAATTATAGTAAATGTAATTGTCTTATATAGAATTTACCTTGCTGGCATATTGTTTATGGCACCATTGACATCCTTGAGGACTAGTTGTTATGCTGCCCACTGTTTGACTGAAGCTCGGATTTGGCAGTCCCGAAAATTCAGACTCTTTTTGTCGATTGCTAGGCGGCAAAGCTGCACCGGGATGGTTCTTCATAATATGCGCTTTACGCTTACTGCTACTTTTATAGACCttaaaaatacgataaattaaaacgataattaatacgataaaaaaatatgataaataattctattactaaattaaaataaaaaattattttatattaccttGTCACAATACTGACAATAATAATCCCTGGTTTGTCGCAAAATAGGTAAGTTCAATTCTGGCACAGATTCGGGAGCAACATCGGGATGTCGTTTCGCTAAGTGATTGACAAGCATTCCTCTTCGCTTGAAACCCACCAAACATTGATGACATTTGTAGATAAAGCGATTGTAATCATTCGGATTAACCTAcgaatcaaataattaatacacacTCAATTTATTACAATGCAATAcgttttta includes these proteins:
- the Ccdc85 gene encoding coiled-coil domain-containing protein 85C; the encoded protein is MYRAGPVARAGSAAAAATTRERSRADPDFGGSNRHEEAAADFLKWDTAQPGAKLAAMSNKSKSQPQQQQPQPQQHHHPPHVIKPVDQLPPRYQPPPQPTSGILKNHLHFTNGATSVPSSAQVGGNQGPGAALNHHQQPRTLPPPLASSQQQSQQPAQSQSQQQQPPSKDAQSKYSPRIEHHHPQSGNPLIAAASAAASKSQQPQPSTYLQQPKLGQSSYLPPSSQYPAVNNGQSAPVRQRISDEEFLRLGPVEMLKFVRKTESDIARLVTEQNRQIQNLVNELRLLKEANQRLNDDNQELRDLCCFLDDDRQKGRKLAREWQRFGRYTVSVMRQEVSAYQNKLRQLDNKQQELIKDNLELKELCLYLDEERGGGQRDDGDGSSSSTNAEETAPPRPRHVSTFNDQTMQYVRSLEQRVKQLEEDKSVLQARAQGWEVLPSSEVWDSPTSPNDNTHLGSRPEAVVRALQVLEVREQLEREEGHDGEKALVREMCNVVWRKLEEGPQARH
- the LOC139103818 gene encoding potassium channel subfamily K member 13-like, with product MCLCGGLAEDNARIVLLAVVLAVYMLAGAALFQRLESDLEIRQATEFWRVYHTFRKHHLRGSPLSLQRLHELLYAYGNASATGIINKRRRWDFPGSFHFVGTIVSTIGYGSTAPQTTAGKAAVILYGFFGCSGGILFFNLFLERIITLLAWILRSWHVRRLRRRLRRTISRRISKSSSTQKSSLSDILNNDDHVDLDQWKPSVYWVMLYLSITSCIVACCAAALYAPLEGWDYFDALYFAFVSFTTIGFGDFVSTQKPSYPYVHWYRFTNFVFLVVGCCCIYSLMNVTSIVIKQGLNYVIYKLQYGNQDVAAPYLPRRQSSVSAVYYSKRRSTRIVGRDSIRAEDKSETPRRMSGEMISMKDFLSANKVSLAVMQKQLYDAAQKQRGGGSLAATPNHQVLKPGAVGPLAIASEKFESKSTINR